Proteins encoded by one window of Planctomonas sp. JC2975:
- the aceB gene encoding malate synthase A, translating into MNTTEQHEPRIEVTGPLRDRYDEILSPGALDFLTELHDRFASRRHDLLADRMRRRVDIANGRDPEFMPETAWIREDRTWRVAGAAPGLEDRRVEITGPTDRKMTVNALNSGACVWLADQEDATSPTWANVIEGQLSLYDTVRGTIGYTSPEGKEYRVTADRTPTIVMRPRGWHLAEKHLVFVDRQGRGLPASGSLVDFGLYFWHNAQRLVDAGRGPYFYLPKLEHHEEARLWNDVFVFAQERIGMPQGTVRATVLIETIQAAFQMEEILFQLRDHCAGLNAGRWDYLFSIIKTFRSRGRRFVLSDRSRLTMTQPFMRAYTELLVATCHQRGAYAIGGMSAFIPNRRDPEVTERAFAKVTEDKRREAQDGFDGTWVAHPDLIPIARAEFDAVLGERPNQLERTRDEVRVRASDLLDLTDATGEVTIAGVRDDISVTLRYVEAWLRGTGAVAIDNLMEDAATAEISRSQLWQWIENRVTTAEGELVDVPLVQRLRAEIVAELPRFVGDRFDDAARILEQVALRPEYPAFLTVTAYTRYLSDDETAQAPAASPKPAREHTRVLADAARAA; encoded by the coding sequence ATGAACACCACAGAACAGCACGAGCCGCGCATCGAGGTGACAGGACCGCTCCGCGATCGCTACGACGAGATCCTCTCGCCCGGCGCGCTCGACTTCCTCACGGAACTGCACGACCGGTTCGCGAGCCGTCGCCACGACCTGCTGGCCGACAGGATGCGCCGCCGCGTCGACATCGCGAACGGCCGCGATCCGGAATTCATGCCGGAGACGGCATGGATCCGCGAGGATCGCACGTGGCGCGTCGCAGGCGCGGCGCCCGGCCTCGAAGACCGTCGCGTCGAGATCACTGGGCCGACGGATCGCAAGATGACCGTCAACGCGCTGAACTCCGGTGCGTGCGTCTGGCTCGCCGATCAGGAGGACGCGACGAGCCCGACCTGGGCGAACGTGATCGAGGGCCAGCTGTCGCTGTACGACACGGTGCGAGGCACCATCGGATACACGTCTCCCGAGGGCAAGGAGTATCGCGTCACGGCCGACCGCACACCCACCATCGTGATGCGACCACGCGGCTGGCACCTGGCGGAGAAGCACCTCGTGTTCGTCGATCGTCAGGGACGGGGGCTGCCGGCATCCGGGAGTCTGGTCGATTTCGGCCTCTACTTCTGGCATAACGCGCAGCGGCTGGTCGACGCGGGCCGCGGCCCGTACTTCTATCTGCCGAAGCTCGAGCACCACGAGGAGGCGAGGCTGTGGAACGACGTCTTCGTCTTCGCGCAGGAACGCATCGGGATGCCGCAGGGCACGGTGCGCGCGACGGTGCTGATCGAGACCATCCAGGCGGCGTTCCAGATGGAAGAGATCCTCTTCCAGTTGCGCGACCACTGCGCGGGGCTCAACGCCGGACGATGGGACTACCTGTTCAGCATCATCAAGACGTTCCGTTCGCGCGGTCGCCGTTTCGTGCTCTCGGACCGCTCGCGTCTCACGATGACGCAGCCGTTCATGCGTGCGTACACGGAACTGCTCGTCGCGACGTGCCACCAGCGCGGGGCATATGCCATCGGGGGCATGAGCGCATTCATCCCGAACCGGCGCGATCCGGAAGTGACGGAGCGCGCCTTCGCCAAGGTGACGGAGGACAAGCGACGCGAGGCGCAAGACGGATTCGACGGCACCTGGGTAGCGCATCCTGATCTCATCCCGATCGCTCGAGCGGAGTTCGACGCCGTGTTGGGCGAGCGGCCGAATCAGCTTGAACGCACGCGGGACGAGGTGCGGGTCAGGGCATCCGACTTGCTGGATCTGACGGATGCAACCGGCGAGGTGACGATCGCCGGCGTGCGCGACGACATCTCGGTGACCCTGCGCTATGTCGAGGCGTGGCTGCGTGGCACGGGCGCCGTGGCGATCGACAACCTCATGGAGGACGCCGCGACGGCGGAGATCTCGCGTTCGCAGCTGTGGCAGTGGATCGAGAACCGCGTCACCACCGCGGAGGGCGAGCTGGTGGACGTGCCTCTCGTGCAACGGCTGCGCGCCGAGATCGTCGCCGAGCTGCCGCGCTTCGTCGGGGATCGGTTCGATGATGCCGCGCGCATCCTCGAACAGGTCGCCCTGCGGCCGGAGTACCCGGCCTTCCTCACGGTCACCGCGTACACGCGGTACCTGTCCGACGACGAGACGGCGCAGGCTCCGGCCGCCTCTCCGAAGCCGGCGCGCGAGCACACCCGCGTTCTGGCTGACGCCGCGCGGGCCGCCTAG
- the aceA gene encoding isocitrate lyase: MTEQNSSRTTSVRPGDRRQTAVELELEWGADPRWDDVRRDYTAEDVVALRGRVGEEHTLARRGAERLWEQLQRTEVPRAGEPIDDPQWVAALGALTGNQAVQQVRAGLDAIYLSGWQVAADANLSGQTYPDQSLYPANSVPAVVRRINNALLRADQIDSTSGSASTKSAGESIDWMAPIVADAEAGFGGPLNAYELMRSMIEAGAAGVHWEDQLASEKKCGHMGGKVLVPTSQHIRTLNAARLAADVAGVPTVIVARTDSLAATLLTSDHDERDREFLTGTRTAEGFYEVRNGIDPVIARGLAYAPYADLLWVESSEPDLELARRFAERIHQDFPNKRLAYNCSPSFNWKRHLDDDTIASFQRELAAMGYAFQFITLAGFHALNHSMFTLARDYSQRQMSAYVELQEAEFASEPDGYTATRHQQEVGTGYFDLIATALNPSSATLALAGSTEEEQFAAR, translated from the coding sequence ATGACCGAGCAGAACAGCTCCCGCACCACGTCGGTGCGCCCAGGCGACCGGCGCCAGACCGCCGTCGAGCTGGAGCTCGAGTGGGGCGCCGACCCGCGCTGGGACGACGTGCGCAGGGACTACACGGCCGAGGACGTCGTCGCGCTGCGCGGTCGTGTCGGCGAGGAGCACACTCTCGCCCGACGAGGTGCGGAGCGCCTGTGGGAGCAGCTGCAGCGCACCGAGGTCCCTCGGGCCGGCGAGCCGATCGACGACCCGCAGTGGGTCGCCGCGCTCGGCGCACTGACTGGCAACCAGGCCGTGCAGCAGGTGCGTGCGGGCCTGGACGCCATCTACCTCTCCGGATGGCAGGTCGCGGCCGACGCGAACCTGTCCGGCCAGACCTATCCGGACCAGAGCCTCTACCCGGCCAACTCGGTGCCCGCCGTGGTGCGACGCATCAACAACGCGCTCCTGCGTGCCGACCAGATCGACTCGACCTCCGGCTCGGCTTCGACGAAGTCGGCGGGCGAGAGCATCGACTGGATGGCGCCGATCGTGGCGGATGCCGAGGCCGGCTTCGGCGGACCGCTGAACGCGTACGAGCTGATGCGCTCCATGATCGAGGCCGGCGCGGCGGGTGTGCACTGGGAGGACCAGCTGGCCAGCGAGAAGAAGTGCGGACACATGGGCGGCAAGGTGCTCGTGCCGACGTCGCAGCACATCCGCACCCTGAACGCCGCGCGTCTGGCCGCCGACGTGGCCGGTGTGCCGACCGTCATCGTCGCCCGCACGGACTCGCTCGCGGCGACGCTGCTCACGAGCGATCACGACGAGCGCGACCGCGAGTTCCTCACGGGCACGCGCACGGCCGAGGGGTTCTACGAGGTGCGCAACGGGATCGACCCGGTGATCGCGCGCGGCCTGGCGTACGCGCCGTACGCCGATCTACTCTGGGTCGAAAGCTCAGAGCCCGACCTGGAGCTTGCGCGACGATTCGCCGAGCGCATCCACCAGGACTTCCCGAACAAGCGGCTGGCATACAACTGCTCGCCGTCGTTCAACTGGAAGCGCCACCTGGACGACGACACCATCGCCTCGTTCCAGCGGGAGCTCGCAGCGATGGGATACGCGTTCCAGTTCATCACGCTGGCCGGATTCCACGCCCTGAACCATTCGATGTTCACGCTCGCCCGCGACTACTCGCAGCGGCAGATGAGCGCGTACGTCGAGCTGCAAGAAGCCGAGTTCGCATCCGAACCCGACGGCTACACCGCCACCCGCCACCAGCAGGAGGTCGGCACCGGCTACTTCGACCTGATCGCCACGGCACTGAACCCGTCGAGCGCCACGCTCGCGTTGGCGGGTTCGACCGAAGAAGAACAGTTCGCCGCTCGTTGA